The genomic segment GCTTGACcattttattaaacaagtaatctaattcaatttacaACAGGTTAAAACAAATTAAATGACTTAAACTGTTAAGCATTGCCGCCTATGATTGCCCATTAAGCCTTGAGGAGGATGAGAAGGTGAAGGAGGGGAGAGGCAGGTAGGGAGCCAAAGCTGATGGATGGAGGGTAGATGGTGGCAGTGACGGAGGAAGAGCCAgagtggaggagagagggaagagagaatctttttttaattaagataCCTTCTTGCGCAGTTGTAAGTTGTAACTCATTCTATGATCATTTTGACTGTAAGCTAATCTACCATAAGATAATCCTTAGTTACACTTCAATGCGTAATTCGGTGCAATTTAAGTTGCAAGCATCCAAAAAAGTAGGTTACCTTCCCCTTACAACTCTAGTTGGCTTATTGGAGTCCAAATAACCTCTTACTGTATCATCAAAGTTCATGTCCATAGGGAATGCTTGAAGACTAGAtttttatcatcatcaagatttgCACACAAGCATATAGCGTCCGTAAGTATCTATTATGGCTTGCATATATCAAATGGGTCATCATGACAACCATAAATGCAGCTTGTTATTATGCCACATGGCTCTGCTGTTATTGATCTGAATTTAAGATGGTTCAATGATGGAGTTATGAGCAATGACTCATAATCTCTGTAATGGCAACACGCTGCTACTTCACGTCATAATACCAAATATTGTAACCGAGGATGATTTCAACCTGATACTGGAAGGAATGGCAACATTCAGTTGCTGGATTGTACAATTTTGTCTTCCCTGCAATCTCCCTTTCATTTCACCAGCAATCCTTGCATGAACAGTTGCCACTTCCAAATCTATGAAACCGGCGCAGGTCTCTTAGAATAAtctcccttttatagatcctGGATGCATGCTTAAAGGCAGAATGGCAGTCCGCACATACTCTCAAGTTCTTAGTTATTTTGATGGGGATCCCATCAGGTATCTTAAGGAGCCCAAATGCCAAGGCTATCCTCTCACTGTGTATAGCAAGCCTCTCACTTTTCTCGATCTCCTCATGCAACACCAAGCTGGTATCAGGAACATAGCCTTCTTCCTTCAACTTCTCCTCGatctcctccatcttcttgtATATTTTCTTCCATTCAGGATGTTTGGAATCACCTACAACAAAGGAATGAACAATTCCGCCATTCTCAATAGAACTGCACCCTGCTTCTTTCAgtatcttcttctctttcatcaCCTCTCTCAGTTTCTGAGCATCTGCCCATCTACCGCTTCCTGCAtatatatttgttaaaagaacATAATAACCAGGTTCCCTTGGCTTCAGTTCGAGAGCCTTCAGTGCAGCCATTCTCCCAAGCTCGACATCCTTGTGAATTCTACAAGCACCGAGCAGCGCACCCCAAGCAGAATCATCAGGTTCTGAAGGCATAGCTTTAATGAACTCAAAAGCTTCTTTAAGCCTCCCAGCACGCCCAAGTAGATCGACCACACATGCATAATGCTTCGTCTCAGGAACAAGATCGTAATCCTTGCTCATGGACTTGAAGCACTCCAATCCCTCTGCCACCATGCCTGCATGACTGCAGGCAGAGATCAATGAAACAAATGTGCTGCCATTTGGCTTCATTCCATCGAGTTGCATCAATGCGAACCATTCCAGTGCATCCATCACTTGGCCATGGAGCCCGAAAGCATTAATCATTGCATTCCATGAAACTATGTTTCTCTCAGGCATCTCATCAAAGACGCATCTAGCCTCTGCAATACAACCACACTTTGCATACATGTCCACAAGAGCAGTGCTCATGATGATATCCAAATCAAACCCATTTTTAATACTGTATCCGTGAACCTTCATTCCTAGTTTAATATGCATCATATCAGCACAAGCTGGTAGTATGCTGGCCACTGTGACCGCTGTGGGCTTAACACCATGAGCTTGCATACAAATGAACAACTCTAAAGCCTCAGCAAATTTCCCATTTCGGGCATAAGTTGAGATCATCACAGTCCAAGAAACAGCAGTCTTCTCCAGCATTTCATCAAAGAGTCGACGGGCAGTTTCCGTTTCCCCACATTTTCCATACATGGCTATCAGACTGTTGATCACTGACTCCTTTATCTCGATGCCTTTCTCTATAATCAATTTATGCATAAGCTTCCCTTCTTCTAGATCACCAAGCCGACCAACTGCAGGAAGTACTGATACCATAGTAGATGAACTAGGCTGGAAACCCAGCTCTATCATCCATTTGAAAGCATCAACTGCTTCCACATCCAACTCATTATGAGCATAGCCCGCAATCAAAGCATTCCAACAGACAGTGTTCTTCAAAGGGATATTATCAAACACTTGTCGGGCGATTCCCACCTCACACAATTTCATATAAAAGTCAACAAGCGCCGTCGAGATATGAACATCAGGTGTGAGCCCTGTCTTTATTATCCTCCCATGAGCTTCCCTGGCCTCAGAGAGCGCAGAGAGAGCAGCACATGCCTTTAGAATGAACGGGAAAGTGAACTTATCAGGTGGTGGAGAATGACTGTAGAGCATTTGGGAGTACAAAAGGAGTGCTTTTTCGGGGAATCCATGAGTGGAGTAGCCTCGGATCATTGCATTGTAAGCAAATTGGAGTTTGGATGGGATTCGCTGGAAGCAGAGCTCAGCAGAGTCCATTTGGTTGAAGAGAGAGTAGAGGCTGATGAGCTTGATTTGAACTTGGAGTGCTTGCGTGCATCGGGACTTGATGATTTGAGCATGGATTTGCTTGAGAGATTTGGGGCCTGTGACCCTTTGGAGGAGAAGGGAAGGAGGGATTGGTGGTGAGAGCTTAGAAGGTTTAAGGATGGTGGAGGGGATTGAGGTGTCAGGAGGAGTGGAGTTGACGGCGGAGAGATGGAGAGCTGCCgccattttctttcttcttttttaaattttgagtCACCCTTGGAGGAACCCAACGGCTATCAAGAGGAGGATGGGAAAGGTGGTATGATGCATGTGCATGTGAATATGTGCATGCTTTTGCTAATTTATAGATCTTTTAGAATCGAAGTTGGCTCAAAGCCTAAGAAtgcaaaaatcttttaaaatcTAATAGCGTGGTATTTTTGCTGCTCGTTGCTTTTGAACAATTGCTTATCTAAATTTTGAACTTAATCCAAATTAATCGAGTTAAATTAGAGTTAAGATCCAAGCTTCAAGTATCAACGGGCGAACTTGGACCTTGTCGGTTTACATGAGCATCAGCATGGCAAGCTCCCTCGAACTTAAACTAGATGCATACACTTTGATATTGGTTTAACTTTGAGTCTCATGGCATAATAATGCATAACTATCTCTTTGaatttctcttccttgctcATGATACTTGTAGATTCTACACCAATTCCTCAAAACATTGTTATAGTTTTTTccctaaaagaaagaaataaagaaatgcATCTCCAAAAATTATGAGTATATCTACAAGATTATATGAATACAAAAACTTTAATCTCATGATACCAAGATAAATAATTGACGATGCTAAGCAATAATCTAAAATAGGCAGACTCTCTATTTTAAAGGCTTAATCTTAATCCCAGGGTATATCATTGCAATAGTCGTGTTTCACCAAATATGGTGTTACTGCTATTGTAGAAAGTGAGAGAGGTTCAGGATGaaacttgtttttcttcttataACAAAATTTGATAGTAGTTTTTAGTAGTTATTGCCCATTTTTTATGTAATTTTTTGTACTAGTAACACCTAAATGGTTGCCAAGGGTTCTTGCACACAAATAACTTCTTTTAGTCAAATAACCTCCTCGTGGTAATTAATTCTAGCACTAGACTATCCATGTCTAGTTTTTTGCATGAATGACGAGTAACCAATCACAATCCtttcaaatatcaaaatataattgATTATTTAAAAAGAAGATAATATACATCCATTTTATTAGCTCTCATAAGAGTAAATTATCAATAGAAAAAAAGACGAAATATCTTTTATGATGTGACTTTTGCATGCTAGAGTTCTATGTCATCGTGGATTGCCACCATATCATTTATGTCAGAGGTAGATGGCCCTTTTTTATCATCATGATATGTCATATATTATACTAACGGTGTATTATCATATTTCATAATAATATAGTATTTTTTGGTGCAAAAATTGGAGATGGACATGACTATATATATACCGTtcagaattatatatatatatatatatatatatatatatatatatatatatatatatatatatatatatatatatatatataaagagggCTACAACCATCCAAAACTTGGCAATGGCAGCACTCGCCTGTCATCTATTGCTGAGACACAGACGGCCGATCCGAAATCTCGTATATGTGCACGCATCCGTAGAATTATCATCATACGAAGTGCAACGTCGTCGAGAAGGCTGAAAACGCGCGGGATTATAACGGTCCATCATGCACGATTAACCGGTAGCCCTTCCCATAATGGATTAAGGGACCCCGGTCTCGTACCTCTGCTTCTTGAATCGCGAATG from the Phoenix dactylifera cultivar Barhee BC4 chromosome 14, palm_55x_up_171113_PBpolish2nd_filt_p, whole genome shotgun sequence genome contains:
- the LOC103705633 gene encoding putative pentatricopeptide repeat-containing protein At3g11460, mitochondrial, with protein sequence MAAALHLSAVNSTPPDTSIPSTILKPSKLSPPIPPSLLLQRVTGPKSLKQIHAQIIKSRCTQALQVQIKLISLYSLFNQMDSAELCFQRIPSKLQFAYNAMIRGYSTHGFPEKALLLYSQMLYSHSPPPDKFTFPFILKACAALSALSEAREAHGRIIKTGLTPDVHISTALVDFYMKLCEVGIARQVFDNIPLKNTVCWNALIAGYAHNELDVEAVDAFKWMIELGFQPSSSTMVSVLPAVGRLGDLEEGKLMHKLIIEKGIEIKESVINSLIAMYGKCGETETARRLFDEMLEKTAVSWTVMISTYARNGKFAEALELFICMQAHGVKPTAVTVASILPACADMMHIKLGMKVHGYSIKNGFDLDIIMSTALVDMYAKCGCIAEARCVFDEMPERNIVSWNAMINAFGLHGQVMDALEWFALMQLDGMKPNGSTFVSLISACSHAGMVAEGLECFKSMSKDYDLVPETKHYACVVDLLGRAGRLKEAFEFIKAMPSEPDDSAWGALLGACRIHKDVELGRMAALKALELKPREPGYYVLLTNIYAGSGRWADAQKLREVMKEKKILKEAGCSSIENGGIVHSFVVGDSKHPEWKKIYKKMEEIEEKLKEEGYVPDTSLVLHEEIEKSERLAIHSERIALAFGLLKIPDGIPIKITKNLRVCADCHSAFKHASRIYKREIILRDLRRFHRFGSGNCSCKDCW